A region from the Benincasa hispida cultivar B227 chromosome 12, ASM972705v1, whole genome shotgun sequence genome encodes:
- the LOC120093011 gene encoding U3 small nucleolar ribonucleoprotein protein IMP4: MLRRNIRLRREYLYRKSLEGKERLLYEKKRKIREALEEGKPFPTELRNEEAALRKEIELEDELTAVPRTHIDDEYANASEVDPKILITTSRDPSAPLTQFAKELKIVFPNAQRMNRGGQVISEIIETCRAHEFTDVILVHEHRGVPDGLIISHLPFGPTAYFGLLNVVTRHEIRDKKAMGTMPEAYPHIILNNFTTKLGERTANILKHLFPVPKPDTKRVVTFANQSDYISFRHHIYEKHGGAKSIELKEIGPRFELRLYQIKLGTVDQTEAQNEWVIRPYMKTTKKRDFLGA; the protein is encoded by the exons ATGTTGCGAAGAAACATTCGGTTGAGGAGGGAGTATTTGTACAGAAAGAGTTTAGAAGGCAAGGAGCGTTTGCTTTatgagaagaagaggaagattagAGAAGCCCTAGAAG AGGGAAAACCCTTTCCTACTGAACTCCGAAATGAAGAGGCAGCACTTCGTAAAGAAATTGAACTTGAGGATGAACTCACAGCAG TCCCAAGGACACACATTGATGATGAGTATGCGAATGCTTCAGAAGTTGATCctaaaattttgataactacATCTCGGGATCCAAGTGCACCTTTGACACAGTTTGCAAAG gaattaaaaattgtttttcccaATGCACAACGAATGAATCGTGGTGGTCAG GTTATCTCAGAGATTATAGAGACATGCCGTGCTCATGAATTTACAGATGTTATTTTAGTTCATGAACATCGTGGTGTGCCAGATGGTTTAATTATCAGTCATCTTCCATTTGGTCCAACTGCATATTTTGGATTGTTGAATGTG GTTACAAGACATGAAATTAGGGATAAGAAAGCTATGGGAACGATGCCCGAGGCCTATCCGCacataattttgaacaattttaCCACGAAG TTGGGTGAAAGGACGGCCAATATCTTAAAGCATCTATTTCCTGTGCCAAAGCCAGATACCAAACGGGTGGTTACTTTTGCTAATCAGTCTGACTATATCTCATTCAG gCATCATATTTATGAGAAGCATGGAGGTGCCAAATCAATCGAGCTGAAGGAGATTGGTCCACGATTTGAGTTGCGATTATACCAG ATAAAGTTAGGAACTGTGGACCAAACAGAAGCTCAAAATGAATGGGTGATTAGACCATACATGAAAACAACGAAGAAACGTGATTTCCTTGGTGCTTAA